The Candidatus Binataceae bacterium genome includes a region encoding these proteins:
- the cmk gene encoding (d)CMP kinase, with translation MTRPRPVIAIDGPGSAGKSTAARGLAHALGFVYLSTGAMYRAAAIKAVETKLDLQSDDLEARLKRLLDRAQIRFEGERIMLNGRDVSREIGAPAISDLASRLSTFAAVRTHMRDLQRRLGEHGGVVMEGRDIGTAVFPDAEFKFFLDADVEVRARRRYAELAAKQASTSFNEVLEQLRERDVRDRGRALAPLKRADDAVLIDTTNLDADQVVNEMKSRIVAGGHAGKGLKRN, from the coding sequence GTGACGCGCCCGCGACCGGTAATCGCGATTGACGGGCCGGGAAGCGCAGGAAAATCGACGGCGGCGCGCGGGTTGGCGCACGCTCTGGGGTTCGTTTACTTGAGCACCGGGGCGATGTACCGGGCAGCGGCGATCAAGGCGGTGGAGACTAAACTCGACCTGCAGTCGGATGACCTGGAGGCGCGACTCAAGCGGCTGCTAGATCGCGCTCAAATCCGGTTCGAAGGTGAACGAATCATGCTCAATGGTCGAGACGTTTCGCGAGAAATCGGGGCGCCCGCGATCAGCGATCTAGCGTCGCGTCTCTCGACCTTCGCGGCGGTGCGTACTCACATGCGCGATCTGCAGCGCCGCCTGGGAGAACACGGCGGGGTCGTGATGGAGGGAAGGGACATCGGAACCGCGGTCTTTCCCGACGCGGAGTTCAAGTTCTTTCTGGATGCCGACGTCGAGGTCCGCGCACGGCGTCGCTACGCGGAGCTGGCGGCAAAACAGGCGTCCACCAGTTTCAATGAGGTCTTGGAGCAGTTACGGGAACGTGACGTTCGCGATCGCGGGCGTGCGCTGGCTCCGCTCAAACGCGCGGATGACGCAGTGCTGATCGACACCACCAATCTTGATGCGGATCAAGTGGTTAATGAGATGAAATCGCGAATCGTCGCGGGAGGCCACGCCGGCAAGGGGTTGAAACGCAACTAA